TGTCCAGAGATTACTTGGTTCAGGTTGGTCAGACTTTTAGCCGCTCGTGCcttgttttttttgtcattatgTGGTTTTAGGGTcagttgatttttttatttggattgTTTCTGTGAGCAGATTGTAGAGGAGGAGGCCTTAATCAAAAACAATAACACGTGTAAGGACTTCCTCATTGAAGCTATGAAGTACCACCTGTTGCCTGCAGACCAGCGGCATCTAATAAAGACAGACAGGACTCGACCACGCACGCCTGTCAGCCTGCCTAAGGTGAAAGTTCTTAAGTGTCCTCTAAAATGTGCAGTGTATTGATTCATTGTACTTGAGTGGATAAATAAGAAGTTCCTGCCCTAAGACTAactgtttttctttctgctgCTAGGTGATGATTGTGGTGGGTGGTCAGGCTCCTAAAGCCATCCGCAGTGTTGAGTGCTACGATTTTCAGGAGGATCGCTGGTACCAAGTAGCTGATCTGCCCTCTAGACGCTGCAGAGCAGGTCAGACATGTACTGTTTACTTTACCCTCCTGTGTGTTGGTGTCCTCTCAGCTCATCTGTGTGCTTGTTTCTTGTCCAGGGGTGGTGTATATGGCTGGTAAGGTGTATGCAGTGGGGGGATTTAACGGCTCTCTACGTGTGAGAACAGTGGATGTGTACGATGGTGTGAGAGATCAGTGGAGCACCGTTCCCAGCATGCAGGAGCGTCGCAGTACACTGGGAGCTGCCGTGCTGGGGGAACTGCTCTATGCTGTTGGGGGGTTTGATGGCAGCACAGGTACAACTAGCCATTCCCTACTTCATTATGTGTTTGTTGTTCTCTGTTATTGTAGTTATTCTTAAATAAGTGATACCTGGAGGCTGTGGTTGCATAAATTTCGAAGGGTAGTGTTGCAGTTTGATACCTGAAAGCATGAGcagtacagatgtgttagaaaTTTGAGTTGGCTTATTTAATGGAGAATgggaatggaaaatcagtgcgTACTGCTGCATGACACAGTAATAGCACAATGATACTATTTATTTCGATTTCaactacattattatttaacaaacttatttataattaaaccACAGGTTGTTTAATTCCTTTGGTTCATATGAAAATTGGGAGGTTTCTATGTGGGGTTCCTTAAAGTACCCAATTCTCCTTTCATATCTCAAAACATAGTAGTAGGTGGCTAagctattttatatttacactgcAGATGGACAGAAGGGTCATAGGTTATCAATATTTTGTGCAATAACCCCAATTCGTGCATCTCAATCATcctcaatttccttcgggattaataaagtatctatctatctatctatctatctatcttggcTTGCTCTTTACCAGTCTTTCACATTGCTGTTGGGAGATTTTATGCCATTTTTGGTGCAAGAATTCAAGCAGCTCGGCTTTGTTTGATGGCTTGCGACCTCTATCTTCCTCCTGATCACATTCCAATAATACAACATATTTTGACATGAGgtttatagactttgctatatacaTTTACTCACTCTCTCAAACTTGTTCCTCTCCAGGATTATCGTCAGTGGAAGCATACAACCCCAAGACTAACGAGTGGGTTTTTGTGGCTCCTATGAACACCAGGCGCAGCAGTGTGGGGGTGGGAGTGGTGGATGGTAAGCACTGTCGATGTCAGCCTAAGAAACACTGTTAGAAATGATGTTATAGAAAGCATAGCTGTCCTTCTGTGCTTATGAATCTCTTAACACAAGATGTATTTTTAGATTTCATAAACACAGACTCACTATTATTTTACATGTGTTTTGAAATTGTGCACTTCTGTAAGTACCTGCAGTGAGAATGCGTGTGTTTTTAGGAAAGCTGTATGCAGTAGGAGGATATGACGGGGCATCTCGTCAGTGTCTGagcacagtagaggagtatAATCCAGTTAGTAATAAATGGGAGTATGTAGCTGACATGAGCACCAGGCGCAGTGGAGCAGGTACTGAAGCTGATCGGCTTTGCATGTGCAACATCTGCCGTGTGCTGATtggttgtgtttgtgttaacAATGTGCTTACTGTGTATGTGCAGGTGTTGGGGTGCTAAATGGGCAGCTATATGCAGCAGGAGGACATGATGGTCCTTTGGTTAGGAAGAGTGTAGAGCTGTATGACCCAAGTACTAACACCTGGAGGCAGGTGTGTGACATGAACATGTGCAGGAGGAATGCAGGTGAGTAGCGGCAGCATTATGTGAGGCAgagtgactgaatgattaaGAATATCAATCCTCAAACATTTAAGTCCATTGGAATGCAGGAAAAGGTGCCCTGTGAacctaaatattattatttgtaatattattttacactatatggccaaaaatatttgaaCACCTCACCATGACCATGCATCCTAACATGCAGAAAGTTTAGCCTTCACCAATTTCTCACATTGCTGTTGGGTGACTTTTTGCCACTGCTGGCACAAACATTTAGACAACTCTGCTTTGTTTGATAACTTATGACCACCCATCTTCTTCCTGGTGACATTCTAATAATacaatttacattaaaaagcaaaaGAAACAATTTCTTAAGTTGTAAACATCTGGATTCTATTTGTAATTTGTCTGTGCAGGAGTGTGTGCCATAAACGGCTTGCTGTATGTAATTGGTGGAGATGACGGCTCGTGCAACCTCTCCTCTGTGGAATTTTACAACCCCGCTATAGACAAGTGGAGTTTACTTCCCACCAACATGAGCAACGGCCGTAGCTATGCAGGTGAGCTCTCAGTGCCGACCTATAAGTCTGAAGTTAGTTTTATCATCACACTCGGACAGGAATGCACAGGCACATACATTAATctgttttacatttcttttaggGGTGTCGGTTATCGACAAGCCATTATGACCCAGAACTGTGGCCAGCAGGAGTTCGTTGACTGACCTGAAGAGCAGTGGTAGACACACCATCTTTTAAATCAGCTCTGTTGAAGCAGTCTGTCACTACTGGTCACGCTGAGCCGGCGCTTACCACAGAAGTGCACAAGTCAGACTGATTGACTGCCAGCTTCTCGCCTGCTGTAATGTGCCATCTGCTGCTGCACATACCCCAATGACCACTTTACCTGCAAGTCCACGGCTAAAGTGGCCTGGCTGGAGCCATCAGGGATGAACAGGTgggctaagctaaattatttaGCGTCCAGTCTGAGGTGTAGTGCCCCTTTTCTGCCtgctccacttctgattgaaaTCACTGACATTGCTACCGCCATTGAACTTTATGGTGAAAGGGTGAATGTGTGGGCTTGGGGCATGAAAATAGGTCACCACATCGTACATGGTGTTTAGCAACAGCCACAGACTTGCTTTATATCTCACCACCACAGCTGCAAACAGGAAAGTATATTAGTCCTGCTCCAGTTAGCAGATTATGCTCAGTGTTAGGCTGACCACATTCTCATAAATGGATTTTATGTTGTTTACCttcttttaattgttttttactcAACCATGAATGCGGACAAGCTGTACTGTAGAAACAATGCTTCAACTAACTGAAGCGTGGCTATTGCCAGCTGCTTTTGTGCCATaatgtgtttaatgtattacataCGTGTGCGTGGACACTGATAAACATCATGAACACTACAGGGAAATGTGCCAAAATGATCCATTCATGTGAGTACTTTGCATATATGCACTTTTATCAGTGAGGCAGATCTGTTCAGTAGTAATGCACTTGGTACACCTACCTTCTATGTACAAGGCACAGGCATTTTTgcgatttttaaacaaatacagtaatattaaatattcaaaGAAGATTTGTTTTACTGATCTCAATTTCTCAAGTGAAAGCACGGTGTTTAACAATTGTTTACTGCAAGGATCTGTTAAATTAGTGTAAAAATAACAGTTTAAAATGGTCAGTGCCGTATTTTAAAAACCCTGTCAGAAACaaatttaattctttatttattgtttattaaaacaGTACAAGGAGAAGCACACCCTTTATAGGACGTAACAAAACTCAGAAACGTTGGGTGTGTGAGCCCTTTTATGTTGTTATTCTGGTGCATTAAGCCAGGGCTTTTTAACCAAAAATTAAGTACACAGAACTACAGTATGTCATGATTATAATGTTAAAAGACTACTCTCATCCAAGCtggcttttatttgtttgtttgtttcttttaatacCAAATGTTGGTGTTAGTTATTTCGCAGTTGGAAATGTATAATCTAACATTGTTATTGTTTAGATGATGGCCTATAGTGTCAGCACTAGAGATACTGAGAATTATTTTAATCTATAGGGGGTCATGACTATACAAGGTATTTGAAATCCTTGCATGAAGTTGCATGTTTTAGCTGCCCAAGTTTTGCTTTTACACTGTAAGCCAATGGAGTTCAGTGTCTTGCATGAGATCACACCATTTAAGCCATACTGGATAAGTTACAATGAAGGCTCATTGGTCAGAAGCTCAGAACTGTCCAGACTAGGGTCTTCTCTTTGATTCTTTCTGGATGCGAAAGCTGGACAGTAAGAAAAGCAGGACAGTCAGAATATCGATGCTGATATGAATGCTCTTAATCAAAGCAAACTTAACCTTTCACTTaaagcccagataaccaaaGTGAAGCTATTTTGTTTTGgacaaatcatttaaaaacagaatATTGGAAAGGACAATAATGCTTCGAAGAGTTTAAGGTAAAAGGAGGAGAACGACCAACAAGACGACGATGAATATAATTAGAAATACAATGAACAAGCCAataagaagcctgaagacccaaacaaaAAGCAAGATATTCTAaagaaacactatccatattGTTCCCGTGAGGTGGAATAGATTTAATGACACTTATCATAAACATGAAAACaaactacaaaaataaaaagcaagctAAACAGCCTCTTCAGTCCCATTatagacatgccacaaaacctTTTTACTGCACTCTATTTTCGCAGCTCGCATTAAAATCCCTGTGCTGGCTGACCGCACTAAGCACAGCTCATTTGCACTTGGTTAAAAGACAAATGTGGCTTTACTCAGAATATAGTATAACTTGATTAAGTATAGCCTTTATGTGCAATATctattgttttaaacattttactagATACTTTAGATCATTCTTACCAGaccttttaaaaatgaatgcaGAAACCACCCTAATACCTGAAAATGAAGTTAAGCTTTACTACTGGTGAACATGGTCTTCAGTGTCCTCAAACCAGTCTCCATCCCATTTGA
The nucleotide sequence above comes from Trichomycterus rosablanca isolate fTriRos1 chromosome 8, fTriRos1.hap1, whole genome shotgun sequence. Encoded proteins:
- the klhl3 gene encoding kelch-like protein 3, whose translation is MELVRSQAPARTVLDLEEDRRDPGMHTFNHTHMRKAFRVMNDLRSRKMLCDVLLVAGEVEIPVHKVVLASCSPYFCAMFTGEMSESKATCVEIRDVDGQTLRKLVDYIYTAEIDVSEDNVQVLLPAASLLQLMEVRQVCCEFLQTQLHPTNCLGIRSFADLHTCSDLLNQAHAFAEQHFSEVMLGEEFMGLSLQQVCSLISSDKLTVSTEEKVFEAMIAWIKHDKETRLEHMPKLMEHVRLPLLSRDYLVQIVEEEALIKNNNTCKDFLIEAMKYHLLPADQRHLIKTDRTRPRTPVSLPKVMIVVGGQAPKAIRSVECYDFQEDRWYQVADLPSRRCRAGVVYMAGKVYAVGGFNGSLRVRTVDVYDGVRDQWSTVPSMQERRSTLGAAVLGELLYAVGGFDGSTGLSSVEAYNPKTNEWVFVAPMNTRRSSVGVGVVDGKLYAVGGYDGASRQCLSTVEEYNPVSNKWEYVADMSTRRSGAGVGVLNGQLYAAGGHDGPLVRKSVELYDPSTNTWRQVCDMNMCRRNAGVCAINGLLYVIGGDDGSCNLSSVEFYNPAIDKWSLLPTNMSNGRSYAGVSVIDKPL